The Drosophila ananassae strain 14024-0371.13 chromosome 4 unlocalized genomic scaffold, ASM1763931v2 tig00000073, whole genome shotgun sequence sequence GCAGAGACCATGCTACTGTTATACATGCAGTAAAACAAGtagaaaattttataaagacCGACTCAAAATTTGCTGATGAAATCaatcgattaaaaaaaatgtttaagtaGCGTTTTTAAAATAGCTAATAACAAATCCTAAAATGAATCGACTATAGTTTTAATCCGTTTAAGTTTAAAATCTTCTGTTAGCTTCGCAGAATACATTTCCTTATTGTGTTGATTATAGAAGGTAAATTCGTGATCATCTAAATTTAGTATtgcaaagccaaagccaaaaaagTTTCTAACCTCGTGTGCTAAGTAGTTTTTACCATTTAAATAGTCAAATTCTACATTTTGATAAACAGATTCTTGATCTTGAGCGTGTAATGATGCACCACCGTTTCCAACTATAATTTGGTCTGGAACATTATCCATTAATAAAATCTGGGCTATATGAATGTGGCCAGAAACTATGGTAGTAACATTGCTTGGAAATTTATCTCCAAAAGCTTCGATTTGTGTAAGATTACCATGGCTTTTTAATGtcaaaaattctttttttggAGATCTCCAAAGCGGTTTATGAGTTAAAAACCACATGGGCTTGTCAGAACTATTTTGTATCAATTTATCAAATTGCCTCTCAAAAGCATCAATTGTGCTTTGGGTTGTAAAAATATCCTCACCGGATGAAGAGTCGaagataaaaaatttcatcggTCCAGCATCTAAGGACCAACTAGAAACGAAGTTTCCACATTTTTCAGACGAAAAGGGGTATGAATCTAGATACCTGAACCATCCTTCATAAGCTCTATCACAACTCTCATGGTTTCCACGAACAAAAAGGAAAGGGGATTGTGATAAAATATCCTTTGCAGGCTCAAACCAATCAGCGTACCAAACTTCTTTATTATATCCATAAATATCGCCAcacttttttgtatttctacATTTTGTTTGTCTATAATGATAATCACCAACATGGATAATTAAATCTGGTTTATGAAGGGCGATTGaatctaaatttttttttaaaggccAGCTATCTACCGAATTACATTCCTGCTGAAATAACATATTTATTCTACAGCCTGTGTCACCAATGAAAGCAATTTTATTAACCTTTTTTGGTAATATAGGAACCCGTAGATCCTCAATACTAATGTTTTTGGCACTTGTTTGTACTGTCAGTTCACAAACTGTTTCGTTATGATCACCATTGTTAATTGAGCTGCGATTCAGCATTTCTGTTTCCTCGCCATCAACATAAACAATGGGACA is a genomic window containing:
- the LOC123257860 gene encoding uncharacterized protein LOC123257860, giving the protein MNIANIFIFLALSLITSFHFVHAQILYTWSQVIPENKLSIRAITDNDMCPIVYVDGEETEMLNRSSINNGDHNETVCELTVQTSAKNISIEDLRVPILPKKVNKIAFIGDTGCRINMLFQQECNSVDSWPLKKNLDSIALHKPDLIIHVGDYHYRQTKCRNTKKCGDIYGYNKEVWYADWFEPAKDILSQSPFLFVRGNHESCDRAYEGWFRYLDSYPFSSEKCGNFVSSWSLDAGPMKFFIFDSSSGEDIFTTQSTIDAFERQFDKLIQNSSDKPMWFLTHKPLWRSPKKEFLTLKSHGNLTQIEAFGDKFPSNVTTIVSGHIHIAQILLMDNVPDQIIVGNGGASLHAQDQESVYQNVEFDYLNGKNYLAHEVRNFFGFGFAILNLDDHEFTFYNQHNKEMYSAKLTEDFKLKRIKTIVDSF